In the Arachis ipaensis cultivar K30076 chromosome B10, Araip1.1, whole genome shotgun sequence genome, one interval contains:
- the LOC107622511 gene encoding cilia- and flagella-associated protein 20, protein MFKNTFQSGFLSILYSLGSKPLQIWDKEVVNGHIKRPQDEDIQSNVLEIVGSNIQSTYITCPADPAATLGIKLPFLVMIVKNLKKYFTFEIQILDDKNVRRRFRASNFQAVTRVKPYICTMPLRMDDGWNQIQLNLADFTKRAYGTNYMETLRVQVHANCRLRRIYFSDRLYSEEELPPEFKLYLPMQKA, encoded by the exons ATGTTTAAGAACACTTTCCAATCTGGATTTCTCTCCATCTTATACAGCCTTGG gagCAAACCTTTGCAGATATGGGACAAAGAAG TTGTGAATGGACATATAAAGCGACCACAGGATGAAGACATACAATCAAATGTGCTGGAAATAGTTGGATCAAATATTCAGTCGACATACATTACATGCCCAGCTGACCCAGCTGCAACACTTGGCATAAAACTTCCATTCCTTGTTATGATTGTGAAGAATCTAAAGAAGTATTTCACTTTTGAGATTCAAATTTTGGACGATAAGAATGTCAGAAGACGATTTCGAGCATCTAATTTCCAA GCTGTCACTAGAGTTAAGCCATACATTTGCACCATGCCGCTTAGAATGGATGATGGGTGGAATCAAATCCAGTTGAACTTAGCGGACTTCACGAAGAGAGCATATGGCACAAATTATATGGAGACGCTGCGGGTTCAAGTGCATGCAAACTGTCGCCTGAGAAGGATATATTTCTCCGATCGCTTGTATTCTGAAGAGGAACTACCACCAGAATTCAAATTGTACCTTCCGATGCAG AAAGCATGA
- the LOC107622509 gene encoding putative pentatricopeptide repeat-containing protein At1g56570 — MMTGTRKLLSPTHFRPIPTIVHNSLADDTQLNSIAPFCPKDISGLATDLIKSYFDKGSIEEAGMLFDEMSHRDVVTWTAMITGYNSCNHHGRAWSVFCEMLRYGTRSNEFTLSAVLKTCKGLSALLCGKLVHGLAIKNGTQGSFIYVDNALMDVYATCCSSMDSARMVFESILNKNAVSWTTLIAGYTHRGDAYGGLRAFRQMLLEEGELSPFSFSIAVRACASTGLGNLGKQVHAAVINHGFESNLPVMNSILDMYFKSCSACEAKQLFFEMSQKDTITWNTLIAGFETLDPKQSFCIFSQMVSEGFSPNCFTFTSVVAACGNLAFLYCGQQLHGGIFRRGFNNNLALSNALIDMYGKCGNITDSHKIFSQMPCKNLVSWTSMMIGYGAHGHGKEATKLFNEMVRSGIKPDRIVFMAVLSACSHAGLVDEGLRYFRLLTRFYNVAPDQEIYGCVVDLLGRAGRVKEAYQLIENMPFKPDESIWVALLGACKAHKQRSIGKLAASRVLEMKPNRAGTYVLLSNFFAAEGNWTGVACLRKLMRGIKNKKEAGMSWIELKNQVYSFVVGGEFVSSNEQIVEVLEVLIMHMKDFGYTLDLDCFVHDQENEV; from the exons ATGATGACTGGTACTAGGAAGTTACTGTCCCCAACCCATTTCCGGCCCATCCCCACCATTGTCCATAACTCTCTTGCCGATGACACCCAATTGAATTCTATTGCACCGTTTTGCCCCAAAGACATCTCCGGTTTAGCCACTGATCTCATCAAATCATATTTTGATAAGGGGTCCATTGAAGAAGCAGGCAtgctgtttgatgaaatgtcacaTAGAGATGTTGTCACTTGGACTGCTATGATTACTGGCTACAATTCTTGCAACCACCATGGTCGTGCGTGGAGCGTGTTCTGTGAGATGTTGAGATACGGGACGCGGTCTAACGAGTTCACCTTGTCAGCAGTTTTGAAGACATGTAAGGGGCTGAGTGCGCTTTTGTGTGGGAAGTTGGTTCATGGGTTGGCTATAAAGAATGGTACTCAAGGGTCATTCATATATGTTGATAATGCGCTAATGGATGTGTATGCCACTTGCTGTAGTAGCATGGACAGTGCAAGAATGGTTTTTGAGAGTATCCTTAATAAGAATGCTGTCTCATGGACAACTTTGATAGCTGGATATACTCATAGAGGAGATGCTTATGGTGGCCTTCGAGCTTTCCGCCAAATGCTTCTG GAGGAAGGAGAGCTGAGCCCCTTCAGCTTTTCAATTGCTGTTAGAGCTTGTGCATCTACTGGCTTGGGTAATTTGGGCAAGCAGGTACATGCTGCAGTGATTAATCATGGATTTGAGTCCAATCTTCCTGTCATGAATTCTATACTGgacatgtatttcaagtcttgtTCAGCATGCGAGGCAAAGCAATTATTCTTTGAAATGAGTCAGAAAGATACTATCACATGGAATACCTTGATAGCTGGTTTTGAGACATTGGATCCTAAACAATCATTCTGCATCTTTTCTCAAATGGTATCTGAAGGTTTTAGTCCAAATTGCTTCACATTCACCAGTGTGGTAGCTGCATGTGGTAACTTAGCGTTTCTGTATTGTGGGCAGCAGCTTCATGGGGGAATTTTTCGTAGAGGCTTCAATAACAACTTGGCATTATCCAATGCCCTTATTGACATGTATGGAAAGTGTGGAAACATAACAGATTCACATAAAATATTTAGCCAAATGCCATGCAAAAATTTGGTCTCCTGGACTTCCATGATGATTGGATACGGGGCTCATGGGCATGGAAAAGAAGCTACTAAATTATTCAATGAGATGGTCAGATCAGGTATTAAACCTGATAGGATAGTGTTCATGGCAGTTCTGAGTGCTTGTAGCCATGCCGGACTAGTGGATGAGGGCCTGAGATATTTTAGACTATTGACAAGATTTTATAATGTTGCACCCGATCAAGAGATATATGGATGTGTAGTCGATCTGCTTGGGCGTGCTGGTAGAGTAAAGGAAGCTTATCAACTAATAGAGAATATGCCTTTTAAGCCGGATGAATCTATATGGGTTGCCCTTCTTGGGGCTTGTAAAGCTCATAAACAACGAAGTATAGGCAAACTGGCAGCTTCAAGGGTGTTGGAAATGAAGCCAAATAGGGCAGGAACTTATGTgcttttatcaaatttttttgcTGCTGAAGGTAACTGGACTGGTGTTGCCTGCTTAAGGAAGCTTATGAGAGGTATTAAAAATAAGAAAGAGGCAGGGATGAGCTGGATTGAATTGAAAAACCAGGTTTACAGTTTTGTTGTTGGAGGTGAATTTGTTTCTTCAAATGAGCAGATTGTTGAAGTTTTGGAAGTATTGATTATGCATATGAAAGATTTTGGATATACACTTGACTTAGATTGCTTTGTACATGACCAAGAAAATGAGGTTTGA